A genomic region of Megalobrama amblycephala isolate DHTTF-2021 unplaced genomic scaffold, ASM1881202v1 scaffold565, whole genome shotgun sequence contains the following coding sequences:
- the LOC125262045 gene encoding gastrula zinc finger protein XlCGF8.2DB-like isoform X1 — MSIHTGERPFICSQCDKSFRRKSDLKSHMSNHTGVSPFTCQQCGKSFTLKESFEIHMSVHTGEKLFICSHCGKRFKRKRDLNIHMRNHTGEKPFICQHCGMSFALKGTLKTHMRVHTGEKPFDCDQCGKSFRYKENLKHHMMIHSGEKCFVCHQCGMSFSDSNHLKNHVKNHTVVKPYICHHCGKSFTYSTHLEVHMRIHTGEKPFICPQCGKSFTIKKNLKAHIRVHTGEKPYTCPQCEKRFTYHTELKRHLLNHCKKK, encoded by the coding sequence ATgagtattcacactggagagaggccGTTCATATGCTCTCAGTGTGATAAGAGTTTTAGACGGAAATCAGACCTTAAATCCCACATGAGTAATCACACTGGAGTGAGCCCTTTCACTTGCCAacagtgtgggaagagcttcacaCTAAAAGAAAGCTTTGAGATTCACATGAgtgttcacactggagagaaactaTTCATATGCTCTCACTGTGGAAAGAGATTTAAACGGAAAAGAGACCTTAATATCCACATGAGaaatcacactggagagaagccatttaTTTGCCAACATTGTGGAATGAGTTTTGCATTAAAAGGAACTCTTAAGactcacatgagagttcacacaggagagaagccatttgattgtgatcaatgtggaaagagtttcagatatAAAGAAAACCTTAAGCATCACATGATGATTCACTCAGGAGAGAaatgttttgtgtgtcatcagtGTGGAATGAGTTTCTCAGACAGTAATCACCTTAAGAATCATGTAAAAAATCACACTGTAGTGAAGCCTTACATATGTCAtcactgtggaaagagtttcacatacAGCACACACCTTGAggttcacatgagaattcacactggagagaagcctttcatctgccctcagtgtggaaagagtttcacgattaaaaaaaatcttaaggCTCACAttagagttcacactggagagaagccttacacctgccctCAGTGTGAGAAGAGATTCACATACCACACAGAACTGAAAAGGCATTTGCTAAACCATTGTAAAAAGAAATAG